A part of Podarcis raffonei isolate rPodRaf1 chromosome 12, rPodRaf1.pri, whole genome shotgun sequence genomic DNA contains:
- the LOC128424021 gene encoding protein HEG-like isoform X2: MWGGVCWLVAALQVGLGAAWGSRAEPSTANWSAGSDPPSSNPPTWTTPLPRSTASSGAAAPGEQEPPACRGEEDCPPWSSCEEQAGRNSCRCGLGYHLSPTLGCVPVKAFPGRLSLWDSGSPDWSLPGITSAESQLPWVTLQIQRLFQHILGHLDGYLGSSARDLKWPSSEVTLFHHFSARAPVTSRQVAEAVATFRAQCHESSHMGAPACALLRKAGPYQSLSLCLFDVCDSLSTSCSFQDGLVRCTCQPGHFQAHPADRTCAECSSGFWLQNGTCTRCPFGFGGAGCQEPFLLALVVVSGLAGLLLLLLIAGSLSRSTRPPKEDLKETPDAPQLPLHASSTLSLPRVRPPWTLEEAEMRRGDRLSLWGPDVGQRPANAPRLKTFLGSSSSLPSPPQPLGGCHNLVFVSDAAEEKDRRSFF; encoded by the exons ATGTGGGGGGGCGTCTGCTGGCTCGTGGCCGCCTTGCAGGTGGGGCTGGGGGCCGCCTGGGGGTCGCGGGCAG AGCCCAGTACAGCCAACTGGTCAGCAGGATCAGACCCTCCCAGCTCCAACCCTCCGACATGGACCACGCCACTCCCCCGGTCAACGGCCAGCAGTGGGGCTGCTGCCCCGGGAGAGCAGG AGCCCCCCGcctgcaggggagaggaggacTGCCCCCCTTGGAGCAGCTGCGAGGAGCAGGCCGGGCGCAACTCCTGCCGCTGTGGGCTGGGCTACCACCTCAGCCCCACCCTGGGCTGTGTGCCAG TCAAGGCCTTCCCCGGCCGGCTCTCGCTGTGGGATTCGGGAAGCCCCGACTGGTCGCTGCCGGGCATCACCTCAGCCGAGTCGCAGCTGCCGTGGGTCACCCTCCAGATCCAGAGATTG TTCCAGCACATCCTGGGGCACCTCGATGGCTACCTGGGCTCTTCTGCCAGAGACCTGAA GTGGCCCAGCTCCGAAGTGACCCTGTTCCACCATTTCTCCGCACGGGCGCCAGTCACCAGCCGGCAGGTGGCAGAGGCCGTGGCCACGTTCCGGGCACAGTGCCACGAAAGCAGCCACATGGGGGCCCCTGCATGTGCTCTCCTGCGCAAGGCGGGCCCCTACCAGA gCCTGAGCCTCTGTCTCTTTGACGTCTGCGACTCCCTCTCCACCAGCTGCTCCTTCCAAGACGGCCTCGTCCGATGCACCTGCCAGCCTGGCCACTTCCAGGCGCACCCAGCCGACCGCACCTGCGCAG AATGCAGCAGTGGATTTTGGCTGCAGAACGGCACCTGCACCAG GTGTCCATTTGGGTTCGGTGGTGCCGGCTGCCAGGAGC ccttcctgCTGGCCTTGGTGGTCGTCTCTGGCCTCGctggtctcctcctgctgctgctcatcGCTGGGTCTCTTTCCAG aagCACCCGGCCCCCCAAGGAGGACCTCAAGGAGACCCCTGACGCCCCGCAGCTTCCCCTGCACGCCTCCTCCACCTTAAGCCTGCCCCGCGTGAGGCCTCCGTGGACCCTGGAGGAGGCCGAGATGAGGAGAGGAGACCGCCTGTCCCTCTGGGGCCCG GACGTGGGGCAGCGCCCAGCAAATGCCCCCCGGCTGAAGACGTTCCTGGGGTCCTCAagctccctgccctcccccccacagCCGCTGGGCGGCTGCCACAACCTCGTCTTTGTCAGTGACGCCGCCGAGGAGAAGGACAGGAGGAGCTTTTTCTGA
- the LOC128424021 gene encoding protein HEG-like isoform X1 — protein MSARCGVSALLFLPPPQWPCFAPRIPGGQEDVGGRLLARGRLAEPSTANWSAGSDPPSSNPPTWTTPLPRSTASSGAAAPGEQEPPACRGEEDCPPWSSCEEQAGRNSCRCGLGYHLSPTLGCVPVKAFPGRLSLWDSGSPDWSLPGITSAESQLPWVTLQIQRLFQHILGHLDGYLGSSARDLKWPSSEVTLFHHFSARAPVTSRQVAEAVATFRAQCHESSHMGAPACALLRKAGPYQSLSLCLFDVCDSLSTSCSFQDGLVRCTCQPGHFQAHPADRTCAECSSGFWLQNGTCTRCPFGFGGAGCQEPFLLALVVVSGLAGLLLLLLIAGSLSRSTRPPKEDLKETPDAPQLPLHASSTLSLPRVRPPWTLEEAEMRRGDRLSLWGPDVGQRPANAPRLKTFLGSSSSLPSPPQPLGGCHNLVFVSDAAEEKDRRSFF, from the exons ATGAGTGCCAGGTGTGGGGTCAgcgccctcctcttcctcccgccCCCCCAGTGGCCCTGCTTCGCCCCACGGATCCCGGGCGGCCAGGAGGATGTGGGGGGGCGTCTGCTGGCTCGTGGCCGCCTTGCAG AGCCCAGTACAGCCAACTGGTCAGCAGGATCAGACCCTCCCAGCTCCAACCCTCCGACATGGACCACGCCACTCCCCCGGTCAACGGCCAGCAGTGGGGCTGCTGCCCCGGGAGAGCAGG AGCCCCCCGcctgcaggggagaggaggacTGCCCCCCTTGGAGCAGCTGCGAGGAGCAGGCCGGGCGCAACTCCTGCCGCTGTGGGCTGGGCTACCACCTCAGCCCCACCCTGGGCTGTGTGCCAG TCAAGGCCTTCCCCGGCCGGCTCTCGCTGTGGGATTCGGGAAGCCCCGACTGGTCGCTGCCGGGCATCACCTCAGCCGAGTCGCAGCTGCCGTGGGTCACCCTCCAGATCCAGAGATTG TTCCAGCACATCCTGGGGCACCTCGATGGCTACCTGGGCTCTTCTGCCAGAGACCTGAA GTGGCCCAGCTCCGAAGTGACCCTGTTCCACCATTTCTCCGCACGGGCGCCAGTCACCAGCCGGCAGGTGGCAGAGGCCGTGGCCACGTTCCGGGCACAGTGCCACGAAAGCAGCCACATGGGGGCCCCTGCATGTGCTCTCCTGCGCAAGGCGGGCCCCTACCAGA gCCTGAGCCTCTGTCTCTTTGACGTCTGCGACTCCCTCTCCACCAGCTGCTCCTTCCAAGACGGCCTCGTCCGATGCACCTGCCAGCCTGGCCACTTCCAGGCGCACCCAGCCGACCGCACCTGCGCAG AATGCAGCAGTGGATTTTGGCTGCAGAACGGCACCTGCACCAG GTGTCCATTTGGGTTCGGTGGTGCCGGCTGCCAGGAGC ccttcctgCTGGCCTTGGTGGTCGTCTCTGGCCTCGctggtctcctcctgctgctgctcatcGCTGGGTCTCTTTCCAG aagCACCCGGCCCCCCAAGGAGGACCTCAAGGAGACCCCTGACGCCCCGCAGCTTCCCCTGCACGCCTCCTCCACCTTAAGCCTGCCCCGCGTGAGGCCTCCGTGGACCCTGGAGGAGGCCGAGATGAGGAGAGGAGACCGCCTGTCCCTCTGGGGCCCG GACGTGGGGCAGCGCCCAGCAAATGCCCCCCGGCTGAAGACGTTCCTGGGGTCCTCAagctccctgccctcccccccacagCCGCTGGGCGGCTGCCACAACCTCGTCTTTGTCAGTGACGCCGCCGAGGAGAAGGACAGGAGGAGCTTTTTCTGA
- the LOC128424021 gene encoding uncharacterized protein LOC128424021 isoform X3 — protein MWGGVCWLVAALQSPVQPTGQQDQTLPAPTLRHGPRHSPGQRPAVGLLPRESRSPPPAGERRTAPLGAAARSRPGATPAAVGWATTSAPPWAVCQAFPGRLSLWDSGSPDWSLPGITSAESQLPWVTLQIQRLFQHILGHLDGYLGSSARDLKWPSSEVTLFHHFSARAPVTSRQVAEAVATFRAQCHESSHMGAPACALLRKAGPYQSLSLCLFDVCDSLSTSCSFQDGLVRCTCQPGHFQAHPADRTCAECSSGFWLQNGTCTRCPFGFGGAGCQEPFLLALVVVSGLAGLLLLLLIAGSLSRSTRPPKEDLKETPDAPQLPLHASSTLSLPRVRPPWTLEEAEMRRGDRLSLWGPDVGQRPANAPRLKTFLGSSSSLPSPPQPLGGCHNLVFVSDAAEEKDRRSFF, from the exons ATGTGGGGGGGCGTCTGCTGGCTCGTGGCCGCCTTGCAG AGCCCAGTACAGCCAACTGGTCAGCAGGATCAGACCCTCCCAGCTCCAACCCTCCGACATGGACCACGCCACTCCCCCGGTCAACGGCCAGCAGTGGGGCTGCTGCCCCGGGAGAGCAGG AGCCCCCCGcctgcaggggagaggaggacTGCCCCCCTTGGAGCAGCTGCGAGGAGCAGGCCGGGCGCAACTCCTGCCGCTGTGGGCTGGGCTACCACCTCAGCCCCACCCTGGGCTGTGTGCCAG GCCTTCCCCGGCCGGCTCTCGCTGTGGGATTCGGGAAGCCCCGACTGGTCGCTGCCGGGCATCACCTCAGCCGAGTCGCAGCTGCCGTGGGTCACCCTCCAGATCCAGAGATTG TTCCAGCACATCCTGGGGCACCTCGATGGCTACCTGGGCTCTTCTGCCAGAGACCTGAA GTGGCCCAGCTCCGAAGTGACCCTGTTCCACCATTTCTCCGCACGGGCGCCAGTCACCAGCCGGCAGGTGGCAGAGGCCGTGGCCACGTTCCGGGCACAGTGCCACGAAAGCAGCCACATGGGGGCCCCTGCATGTGCTCTCCTGCGCAAGGCGGGCCCCTACCAGA gCCTGAGCCTCTGTCTCTTTGACGTCTGCGACTCCCTCTCCACCAGCTGCTCCTTCCAAGACGGCCTCGTCCGATGCACCTGCCAGCCTGGCCACTTCCAGGCGCACCCAGCCGACCGCACCTGCGCAG AATGCAGCAGTGGATTTTGGCTGCAGAACGGCACCTGCACCAG GTGTCCATTTGGGTTCGGTGGTGCCGGCTGCCAGGAGC ccttcctgCTGGCCTTGGTGGTCGTCTCTGGCCTCGctggtctcctcctgctgctgctcatcGCTGGGTCTCTTTCCAG aagCACCCGGCCCCCCAAGGAGGACCTCAAGGAGACCCCTGACGCCCCGCAGCTTCCCCTGCACGCCTCCTCCACCTTAAGCCTGCCCCGCGTGAGGCCTCCGTGGACCCTGGAGGAGGCCGAGATGAGGAGAGGAGACCGCCTGTCCCTCTGGGGCCCG GACGTGGGGCAGCGCCCAGCAAATGCCCCCCGGCTGAAGACGTTCCTGGGGTCCTCAagctccctgccctcccccccacagCCGCTGGGCGGCTGCCACAACCTCGTCTTTGTCAGTGACGCCGCCGAGGAGAAGGACAGGAGGAGCTTTTTCTGA
- the LOC128424021 gene encoding uncharacterized protein LOC128424021 isoform X5: MWGGVCWLVAALQSPVQPTGQQDQTLPAPTLRHGPRHSPGQRPAVGLLPRESRSPPPAGERRTAPLGAAARSRPGATPAAVGWATTSAPPWAVCQFQHILGHLDGYLGSSARDLKWPSSEVTLFHHFSARAPVTSRQVAEAVATFRAQCHESSHMGAPACALLRKAGPYQSLSLCLFDVCDSLSTSCSFQDGLVRCTCQPGHFQAHPADRTCAECSSGFWLQNGTCTRCPFGFGGAGCQEPFLLALVVVSGLAGLLLLLLIAGSLSRSTRPPKEDLKETPDAPQLPLHASSTLSLPRVRPPWTLEEAEMRRGDRLSLWGPDVGQRPANAPRLKTFLGSSSSLPSPPQPLGGCHNLVFVSDAAEEKDRRSFF; the protein is encoded by the exons ATGTGGGGGGGCGTCTGCTGGCTCGTGGCCGCCTTGCAG AGCCCAGTACAGCCAACTGGTCAGCAGGATCAGACCCTCCCAGCTCCAACCCTCCGACATGGACCACGCCACTCCCCCGGTCAACGGCCAGCAGTGGGGCTGCTGCCCCGGGAGAGCAGG AGCCCCCCGcctgcaggggagaggaggacTGCCCCCCTTGGAGCAGCTGCGAGGAGCAGGCCGGGCGCAACTCCTGCCGCTGTGGGCTGGGCTACCACCTCAGCCCCACCCTGGGCTGTGTGCCAG TTCCAGCACATCCTGGGGCACCTCGATGGCTACCTGGGCTCTTCTGCCAGAGACCTGAA GTGGCCCAGCTCCGAAGTGACCCTGTTCCACCATTTCTCCGCACGGGCGCCAGTCACCAGCCGGCAGGTGGCAGAGGCCGTGGCCACGTTCCGGGCACAGTGCCACGAAAGCAGCCACATGGGGGCCCCTGCATGTGCTCTCCTGCGCAAGGCGGGCCCCTACCAGA gCCTGAGCCTCTGTCTCTTTGACGTCTGCGACTCCCTCTCCACCAGCTGCTCCTTCCAAGACGGCCTCGTCCGATGCACCTGCCAGCCTGGCCACTTCCAGGCGCACCCAGCCGACCGCACCTGCGCAG AATGCAGCAGTGGATTTTGGCTGCAGAACGGCACCTGCACCAG GTGTCCATTTGGGTTCGGTGGTGCCGGCTGCCAGGAGC ccttcctgCTGGCCTTGGTGGTCGTCTCTGGCCTCGctggtctcctcctgctgctgctcatcGCTGGGTCTCTTTCCAG aagCACCCGGCCCCCCAAGGAGGACCTCAAGGAGACCCCTGACGCCCCGCAGCTTCCCCTGCACGCCTCCTCCACCTTAAGCCTGCCCCGCGTGAGGCCTCCGTGGACCCTGGAGGAGGCCGAGATGAGGAGAGGAGACCGCCTGTCCCTCTGGGGCCCG GACGTGGGGCAGCGCCCAGCAAATGCCCCCCGGCTGAAGACGTTCCTGGGGTCCTCAagctccctgccctcccccccacagCCGCTGGGCGGCTGCCACAACCTCGTCTTTGTCAGTGACGCCGCCGAGGAGAAGGACAGGAGGAGCTTTTTCTGA
- the LOC128424021 gene encoding protein HEG homolog 1-like isoform X4: protein MSARCGVSALLFLPPPQWPCFAPRIPGGQEDVGGRLLARGRLAEPSTANWSAGSDPPSSNPPTWTTPLPRSTASSGAAAPGEQEPPACRGEEDCPPWSSCEEQAGRNSCRCGLGYHLSPTLGCVPVKAFPGRLSLWDSGSPDWSLPGITSAESQLPWVTLQIQRLFQHILGHLDGYLGSSARDLKWPSSEVTLFHHFSARAPVTSRQVAEAVATFRAQCHESSHMGAPACALLRKAGPYQSLSLCLFDVCDSLSTSCSFQDGLVRCTCQPGHFQAHPADRTCAECSSGFWLQNGTCTRSTRPPKEDLKETPDAPQLPLHASSTLSLPRVRPPWTLEEAEMRRGDRLSLWGPDVGQRPANAPRLKTFLGSSSSLPSPPQPLGGCHNLVFVSDAAEEKDRRSFF from the exons ATGAGTGCCAGGTGTGGGGTCAgcgccctcctcttcctcccgccCCCCCAGTGGCCCTGCTTCGCCCCACGGATCCCGGGCGGCCAGGAGGATGTGGGGGGGCGTCTGCTGGCTCGTGGCCGCCTTGCAG AGCCCAGTACAGCCAACTGGTCAGCAGGATCAGACCCTCCCAGCTCCAACCCTCCGACATGGACCACGCCACTCCCCCGGTCAACGGCCAGCAGTGGGGCTGCTGCCCCGGGAGAGCAGG AGCCCCCCGcctgcaggggagaggaggacTGCCCCCCTTGGAGCAGCTGCGAGGAGCAGGCCGGGCGCAACTCCTGCCGCTGTGGGCTGGGCTACCACCTCAGCCCCACCCTGGGCTGTGTGCCAG TCAAGGCCTTCCCCGGCCGGCTCTCGCTGTGGGATTCGGGAAGCCCCGACTGGTCGCTGCCGGGCATCACCTCAGCCGAGTCGCAGCTGCCGTGGGTCACCCTCCAGATCCAGAGATTG TTCCAGCACATCCTGGGGCACCTCGATGGCTACCTGGGCTCTTCTGCCAGAGACCTGAA GTGGCCCAGCTCCGAAGTGACCCTGTTCCACCATTTCTCCGCACGGGCGCCAGTCACCAGCCGGCAGGTGGCAGAGGCCGTGGCCACGTTCCGGGCACAGTGCCACGAAAGCAGCCACATGGGGGCCCCTGCATGTGCTCTCCTGCGCAAGGCGGGCCCCTACCAGA gCCTGAGCCTCTGTCTCTTTGACGTCTGCGACTCCCTCTCCACCAGCTGCTCCTTCCAAGACGGCCTCGTCCGATGCACCTGCCAGCCTGGCCACTTCCAGGCGCACCCAGCCGACCGCACCTGCGCAG AATGCAGCAGTGGATTTTGGCTGCAGAACGGCACCTGCACCAG aagCACCCGGCCCCCCAAGGAGGACCTCAAGGAGACCCCTGACGCCCCGCAGCTTCCCCTGCACGCCTCCTCCACCTTAAGCCTGCCCCGCGTGAGGCCTCCGTGGACCCTGGAGGAGGCCGAGATGAGGAGAGGAGACCGCCTGTCCCTCTGGGGCCCG GACGTGGGGCAGCGCCCAGCAAATGCCCCCCGGCTGAAGACGTTCCTGGGGTCCTCAagctccctgccctcccccccacagCCGCTGGGCGGCTGCCACAACCTCGTCTTTGTCAGTGACGCCGCCGAGGAGAAGGACAGGAGGAGCTTTTTCTGA